One stretch of Mangifera indica cultivar Alphonso chromosome 9, CATAS_Mindica_2.1, whole genome shotgun sequence DNA includes these proteins:
- the LOC123225876 gene encoding uncharacterized protein LOC123225876 codes for MEVEDLTGRRQQIMEKHDDLGIINGEKSEIKISEREETLYGVLYRLIARIVFPDPNSSDGSTPLLKRAKISLTENCSPLREASKQTGQNILLWTRSGSPLRALLVISVGTITLITLTALVVFMLFLLTATINAIVVSLLLSLAAAGGFLALFFACVTAIYIGASSVAAFVISTATISAIFAVMVATGWIGFFCVCWLAMKKSVDLAKHSLHLTGSTLSAYSSARHAHH; via the exons ATGGAAGTTGAAGATCTAACAGGTCGCAGGCAACAAATCATGGAGAAACATGACGATTTGGGAATAATCAATGGCGAGAAAAGTGAAATCAAAATAAGTGAGCGAGAAGAGACACTCTACGGCGTTCTCTACCGTCTGATTGCGAGGATCGTTTTCCCTGATCCGAATAGCAGCGATGGATCAACTCCTCTGCTGAAGCGTGCAAAAATTTCTCTAACCGAGAATTGTTCACCTCTTCGCGAAGCTTCGAAACAGACTGGCCAGAATATTCTTCTCTGGACTCGTAGCGGCAGTCCTCTTCGTGCACTATTGGTCATCTCG GTTGGGACAATTACTCTTATTACCTTGACAGCATTGGTTGTATTTATGCTTTTCCTTCTGACTGCAACTATCAATGCCATTGTTGTCTCCCTTCTCCTTTCTCTGGCAGCAGCAGGAGGTTTCTTGGCACTATTTTTTGCTTGTGTAACTGCTATTTATATTGGGGCATCATCTGTTGCTGCTTTTGTTATTTCCACTGCAACAATTTCAGCAATTTTCGCTGTTATGGTGGCTACAG GTTGGATTGGGTTCTTTTGTGTTTGCTGGTTGGCTATGAAGAAGAGTGTGGATCTCGCGAAGCACTCATTGCATTTAACTGGTTCGACACTTTCCGCTTACTCTTCTGCTCGGCATGCTCATCACTAG
- the LOC123224879 gene encoding haloacid dehalogenase-like hydrolase domain-containing protein 3, whose product MALMATRTKLSRFIQITLNLNSNTRGSIFHHSYSSSASSAAAATEAIGVGFDLFGVKDYEDYRRSLYGEITHKALLVDAVGTLVVPSQPMAQIYREIGEKYGVAYSEVEILNRYRRAYEQPWGKSRLRYVNDGRPFWQFIVSSSTGCSDSQYFEELYNYYMTEKAWHLCDPEAEKVFKAIREAGVKLAVVSNFDTRLRPLLRALDCDHWFDAVAVSAEVEAEKPNPTIFLKACELLGVNPEDAVHVGDDRRNDVWGARDAGCDAWLWGSDVHSFKEVARRIGIKV is encoded by the exons ATGGCTCTAATGGCTACAAGAACGAAGCTCTCTAGGTTTATTCAAATCACTTTGAACCTTAATTCCAACACCCGTGGCTCAATCTTCCACcattcttattcttcttctgcttcttcgGCCGCTGCTGCAACAGAAGCCATAGGGGTTGGGTTTGACCTTTTTggagtcaaagattatgaagaTTACAGGAGGTCTCTTTACGGTGAGATCACCCACAAGGCCTTGCTTGTTGACGCTGTTGGTACTCTCGTTGTTCCCTCTCAGCCCATGGCCCAG ATATATAGAGAGATTGGGGAGAAGTATGGAGTGGCTTATTCAGAAGTTGAGATATTGAACCGATACCGAAGGGCTTATGAGCAACCATGGGGCAAATCTCGTCTCAG ATATGTGAATGATGGAAGACCTTTCTGGCAATTTATCGTCAGTTCTTCCACTGGCTGCTCAGACTCTCAGTACTTTGAAGAACTTTATAACTACTATATGACTGAAAAG GCTTGGCACCTATGTGATCCTGAAGCGGAGAAAGTATTTAAGGCTATCAGAGAAGCAGGTGTCAAATTGGCTgttgtgtcaaattttgataccCGATTAAGGCCTCTATTGCGTGCTTTAGATTGTGATCATTGGTTTGATGCTGTTGCAGTGTCAGCTGAA GTTGAAGCAGAGAAGCCAAATCCAACAATATTTCTGAAAGCTTGTGAGTTACTGggagttaacccagaggatgcTGTCCATGTAGGGGATGATCGTAGGAATGATGTGTGGGGTGCCAGAGATGCAGGGTGTGATGCTTGGCTTTGGGGAAGTGATGTTCACTCCTTTAAGGAG GTTGCTCGACGGATTGGGATAAAGGTTTGA